A window of the Bacillota bacterium genome harbors these coding sequences:
- a CDS encoding N-acetylmuramoyl-L-alanine amidase has translation MKRLALLLKRGGVLTALALMCLLDAHASVTVYAVWYPNGYNSPPQVVQNGATIGGWFYLRLRVQPQSGYIISASVTQSALAEQTDVHPVTPTSPTFQSTQPNPAYGDPTGNVVVLQSQQNLADRHNGQYRLDVTVQYTVSTGNPPPNDRQTFTEVASFTFNVLNLLLVDSRPEPYFVWKPDEMTGVPFSAQLQHAQAGTCTVKLEIFRTEDNQNPIFVRQFDGVSRPGTWSWTWDGKLADGVIAPRGVYTYRLSALAYVPTLPDSDSNRSDSLRMTQTRLEVSEDRRLLFRYYLSEAGSDGSVLALDPSPQEVIMWDVGVATNAGWNSLEVILPPMEESPPGSIRYLALIPDRGHINGMDKAHRMRWALPLNSRVPLVGVVVDAGHSGRASGPGAVGQYGVPSKVVYECDVNFVLANLLGAELVSNHLTYTDCWQFGNLFAYTVAYTRSSREDPAVNNTKKGRRERVKRIAQAVERGFSSLVSIHHNSSPGTTQRRDVEVYYAPKNVHGSVLAQPVCDWLRVALRPELRPAADNPKRANFFFLHWHSIEVTGSGKKRRIGHQVPAVLVEAGWMNNPVDLQEIDPDNPQGRERRLQTVLGIHLGTDEFYGR, from the coding sequence ATGAAACGCCTTGCTTTGCTACTCAAACGGGGGGGGGTACTGACCGCCCTCGCCCTGATGTGCCTGCTTGACGCGCACGCTTCCGTCACCGTCTACGCCGTGTGGTATCCCAACGGGTACAACAGCCCGCCTCAAGTGGTGCAAAACGGAGCCACCATCGGTGGATGGTTCTACCTGCGTCTGCGGGTGCAACCCCAAAGCGGTTACATTATCAGTGCCAGTGTGACCCAATCCGCCCTCGCCGAGCAGACCGACGTGCATCCGGTAACGCCCACATCCCCAACCTTCCAGAGCACACAGCCCAATCCTGCCTACGGTGACCCCACCGGTAACGTGGTGGTGTTGCAAAGCCAGCAGAACCTTGCGGACAGGCACAACGGGCAGTATCGGCTGGATGTGACGGTGCAATACACCGTGTCCACAGGCAATCCTCCACCCAACGACCGGCAGACGTTCACGGAGGTGGCTTCGTTCACCTTTAACGTATTGAACCTGCTGCTGGTGGACAGTCGGCCAGAGCCTTACTTTGTGTGGAAGCCGGACGAGATGACAGGCGTGCCGTTTTCGGCGCAGTTGCAGCACGCGCAGGCGGGGACGTGCACGGTGAAGCTGGAGATATTCCGCACTGAGGACAATCAGAACCCCATCTTCGTTCGACAGTTCGATGGCGTTTCCCGTCCGGGCACCTGGTCATGGACGTGGGATGGGAAGCTGGCAGACGGAGTCATTGCGCCGCGTGGCGTCTATACTTACCGCCTGTCGGCCCTCGCCTACGTGCCCACCCTTCCCGATAGCGACAGCAATCGCTCGGACAGTTTGCGGATGACGCAAACGCGGCTTGAGGTTTCGGAGGACCGTCGGCTGTTGTTCCGCTACTATCTCAGCGAGGCAGGTAGCGATGGGTCTGTACTGGCTCTTGACCCCTCGCCTCAAGAGGTAATCATGTGGGATGTGGGCGTCGCCACCAACGCGGGGTGGAACAGCCTGGAGGTCATCCTGCCGCCTATGGAGGAATCGCCTCCGGGTTCCATCCGTTATCTGGCGTTGATTCCCGACCGCGGGCATATCAACGGTATGGATAAGGCACACCGGATGCGCTGGGCATTGCCGTTGAACTCCAGGGTGCCTCTGGTGGGAGTAGTGGTTGATGCGGGACACTCGGGAAGAGCAAGCGGGCCGGGAGCTGTTGGGCAATACGGCGTACCGTCCAAGGTCGTTTACGAGTGCGATGTCAACTTCGTGCTCGCCAACCTGCTCGGGGCCGAGCTTGTTAGCAACCATCTTACCTATACTGATTGCTGGCAGTTCGGGAACCTGTTCGCGTATACCGTTGCCTACACCAGAAGCTCCCGTGAGGACCCCGCAGTTAACAATACGAAAAAAGGACGACGAGAACGCGTTAAGCGGATAGCGCAAGCAGTAGAACGTGGTTTTAGCAGTTTAGTTTCCATCCACCACAACAGTAGTCCGGGAACTACACAGCGTCGCGACGTTGAGGTATATTATGCCCCGAAAAATGTTCATGGCAGTGTTTTGGCGCAGCCAGTATGCGATTGGCTCCGTGTCGCTCTGAGACCTGAGCTCCGACCAGCTGCAGATAACCCCAAGCGAGCTAACTTCTTCTTCCTGCATTGGCATTCTATCGAAGTAACAGGAAGCGGGAAGAAGCGTCGAATAGGTCATCAAGTACCCGCGGTACTCGTAGAAGCAGGATGGATGAATAATCCCGTGGACCTGCAAGAGATTGACCCGGACAATCCACAAGGAAGAGAACGACGTCTGCAGACCGTTCTCGGCATTCATCTTGGGACCGACGAGTTCTATGGGAGGTGA
- the recA gene encoding recombinase RecA: MAQKQKVLEQALTQIEKQFGKGSVMRLGDAAKMQVEAIPTGSIALDMAIGVGGVPRGRITEIYGTESSGKTTLALQIIAEAQKRGGICAFVDAEHALDPEYARAIGVQIDQLYVSQPGTGEEALEIMDALIRTGAIDVVVLDSVAALVPRAEIEGEMGDAHVGMQARLMSQALRKIGGSVSKTGTVAIFINQLREKIGIAYGNPETTPGGRALKFWASVRLEVRRVDTIKQGTEVIGARTRVKVVKNKVAPPFKQAEFDIIFGRGISRVGGILDLGVESGIITKSGTWFTYGDTRLGQGRENARTFLEEHPEIADEIEARIRSGGAIPTVSGAPLEEIAEAVE, translated from the coding sequence ATTGCACAGAAACAAAAGGTTCTGGAACAGGCGCTGACGCAGATAGAGAAGCAGTTTGGCAAAGGCTCGGTGATGCGGCTGGGTGACGCCGCCAAGATGCAGGTGGAAGCCATCCCCACTGGCTCCATCGCGCTGGACATGGCCATCGGCGTGGGAGGTGTGCCGCGCGGACGGATTACCGAAATCTACGGCACCGAGTCGTCCGGCAAGACCACCCTCGCGTTGCAGATTATCGCCGAGGCGCAGAAGCGCGGGGGCATCTGCGCTTTCGTGGATGCCGAGCACGCCCTCGACCCCGAGTACGCCCGCGCCATCGGGGTACAGATAGACCAGCTGTACGTCTCCCAGCCGGGCACTGGCGAGGAGGCGCTGGAGATTATGGATGCTCTTATCCGCACGGGCGCCATTGACGTGGTGGTGCTGGACTCGGTGGCTGCGCTCGTACCGCGTGCCGAGATAGAGGGCGAGATGGGCGATGCGCACGTGGGGATGCAAGCACGTCTGATGAGCCAGGCGCTGCGCAAGATTGGCGGTTCGGTCTCCAAGACGGGCACGGTCGCCATCTTCATCAACCAGCTGCGCGAGAAAATCGGCATCGCCTACGGCAACCCCGAGACCACTCCGGGCGGACGTGCGCTCAAGTTCTGGGCGAGCGTGCGGCTGGAGGTGCGCCGCGTGGACACCATCAAGCAGGGCACAGAGGTCATCGGTGCGCGCACGCGGGTGAAGGTGGTTAAAAACAAGGTGGCGCCGCCCTTCAAGCAGGCGGAGTTCGACATCATCTTCGGCAGGGGCATCTCGCGCGTGGGTGGTATTCTGGACCTGGGCGTGGAGAGCGGTATCATCACCAAGTCGGGCACGTGGTTCACGTATGGCGACACTCGCCTGGGGCAGGGTCGCGAAAACGCACGCACCTTCCTGGAGGAACACCCCGAGATTGCCGACGAGATAGAGGCTCGCATCCGCTCGGGTGGAGCAATACCCACAGTCTCCGGTGCTCCTTTGGAGGAAATAGCCGAAGCGGTCGAGTAA